Proteins encoded together in one Oncorhynchus mykiss isolate Arlee chromosome 7, USDA_OmykA_1.1, whole genome shotgun sequence window:
- the LOC110515852 gene encoding uncharacterized protein LOC110515852 isoform X4, whose product MKVIPKAEEYCKKTIRHMAEYQEKWFYFEAKWQFYLEERGVEEEGQNKPLFPDTYNAEETDKVYKRWSSEGRAGRRGHDAPMIAYDALLASGSDWTQLCRRAMFHGGESSATGLIAGCLYGLLFGLSQVPEGLHQDVDRRTRLEELGAELYKAASAERSTEKAERAANAGPSGLIVDTRTLRRLVWDRTTRPELRGVLESLLHYLTQDLPGRSPTARPPERLGLEVSVGLKVPQFSRCGGRPAGSDVSRRLTSFQLLQAKFLRNTPNPPLTHRREVGALALSSRGGGGGGCGSQSHGRETPSGQVEGCIPKTGRGVRKGNTVKDVLARFAAATQKERGGATQVGGASKRPRPIGKGKLLSAIMDKFETMATVYRGSDVSCQKKSTSPGTSSSGRVNELVSRQEEEVQQCLGQPGQPVKGQSSVKQQVKSKGWGQQRKENPYGVQEGDRGSEKTVAGLKDSLQHRKGRNWNQKVKGHSVVNKQIRAPGSDQEAEGQIQDSIKEVEVWGANQQVDTLGTNQQVDTLGTNQEKVVSSGQRREGHGSELNKELKVQSENIEVKASVGQEVVVQASHQENQDPDQDSEVKVSGLELKAQVTGQEVKAQVSDKELKVQVLGQELSYVQVELLCSAAVVQWSPPAPQVGIPEVEALQSGYLATLLPCPPVWALASSVDPPAQKYSGLGSKTRTLEGSHLSYPWRKQYMDPPQPRSTQRGQPRYPIPRRAHGSESEPSELGEAHNASLSPPSSESTTPDVMTSVPTTPDLDLCFLPSAPTTSNQEHRPHEAKQEVNAPTALQSGEGEVTCQEGEGQGSAVMSHKDDAITMRGSNVAEPERLQTEKQERPKYRTLNYGDPSAKLIHKPRIIRFTDTFNF is encoded by the exons GTGTATAAGCGCTGGAGCTCAGAGGGCCGGGCTGGACGGAGGGGTCATGATGCTCCCATGATAGCCTACGATGCTCTCCTGGCCTCAGGCTCCGACTGGACCCAGCTCTGCCGCCGCGCCATGTTCCACggag GGGAGAGCAGTGCCACAGGGCTGATAGCAGGCTGTCTGTACGGTCTCCTGTTCGGCCTGTCCCAGGTCCCTGAAGGGCTGCACCAGGATGTGGACCGACGCACGCGGCTAGAGGAGCTCGGAGCCGAACTGTACAAGGCAGCCTCCGCAGAGAGGAGCACAGAGAA agcagagagagcagcgaATGCAGGGCCATCAGGCCTCATTGTGGACACCAGAACCCTGAGGAGGCTGGTTTGGGACCGGACGACCCGCCCGGAGCTCAGAGGGGTTCTGGAGAGCCTGCTCCACTACCTAACCCAGGACCTGCCCGGCCGGAGCCCAACCGCGAGGCCCCCTGAGAGGTTAGGGCTGGAGGTCAGTGTGGGGTTGAAGGTGCCCCAGTTCAGCAGGTGTGGAGGTCGACCAGCAGGGAGCGACGTCTCAAGACGCCTCACCTCCTTCCAGCTTCTCCAGGCCAAGTTCCTGAGGAACACCCCCAACCCTCCGCTCACTCACCGCCGGGAGGTGGGGGCCCTGGCACTGTcctccagagggggtggaggaggaggctgtGGCAGCCAGAGCCATGGCAGAGAGACCCCTAGTGGACAGGTTGAGGGCTGCATTCCCAAAACAGGACGTGGAGTGAGAAAGGGAAACACTGTTAAGGATGTGCTGGCCAGGTTTGCCGCAGCAAcgcagaaagagaggggaggggccaCACAGGTGGGAGGAGCGTCGAAAAGACCCCGACCAATCGGCAAGGGGAAGCTACTGTCTGCCATAATGGACAAGTTTGAAACCATGGCGACGGTGTACCGGGGAAGTGACGTGAGTTGCCAGAAGAAAAGCACCTCTCCTGGTACCAGCTCATCTGGACGTGTCAACGAATTAGTGAGTCGTCAGGAAGAAGAGGTACAACAGTGCTTAGGTCAACCAGGTCAACCCGTCAAAGGTCAGAGTTCAGTGAAGCAACAGGTTAAGAGTAAAGGCTGGGGACAGCAGAGGAAAGAGAACCCCTATGGAGTACAGGAAGGAgatagaggatcagagaagacAGTAGCTGGTCTGAAGGATTCACTTCAACACAGAAAAGGGAGGAACTGGAATCAGAAGGTGAAAGGTCACTCTGTAGTCAATAAGCAGATAAGGGCTCCAGGTTCAGATCAAGAAGCTGAAGGTCAGATTCAGGATTCAATTAAGGAGGTAGAAGTTTGGGGTGCTAATCAACAGGTAGATACTCTGGGTACGAACCAACAGGTAGATACTCTGGGTACGAACCAAGAAAAGGTTGTTAGCTCAGGTCAAAGACGAGAAGGCCATGGTTCAGAATTGAACAAGGAGCTAAAGGTTCAGAGTGAAAACATTGAAGTTAAGGCCTCAGTGGGTCAGGAAGTGGTGGTACAGGCTTCACATCAGGAAAATCAGGATCCTGATCAAGACAGTGAAGTTAAAGTTTCAGGTCTGGAGCTCAAGGCACAGGTTACAGGTCAGGAGGTCAAGGCACAGGTTTCAGATAAGGAATTAAAGGTACAGGTCTTAGGTCAGGAGCTTAGCTATGTGCAGGTAgagctgctctgctctgctgcagTGGTCCAGTGGTCTCCCCCAGCACCCCAGGTAGGGATACCTGAGGTAGAGGCCTTGCAGTCTGGGTACCTGGCAACACTGCTCCCTTGTCCTCCTGTGTGGGCACTAGCTTCCTCTGTGGATCCACCAGCACAGAAATACTCAGGGTTAGGGTCCAAAACCAGGACCCTGGAAGGCTCACATCTCTCCTACCCCTGGAGAAAACAGTACATGGATCCACCCCAACCCCGGTCCACCCAGAGAGGCCAGCCCAGATACCCCATCCCTAGGAGGGCCCACGGCTCAGAATCAGAACCATCAGAACTGGGCGAGGCCCATAACGCCAGCCTCTCACCCCCATCTTCTGAATCTACGACCCCTGATGTCATGACCTCTGTCCCCACAACCCCTGATCTTGACCTTTGCTTCCTGCCATCAGCGCCCACAACGTCCAACCAGGAGCACCGCCCACATGAAGCCAAACAGGAAGTAAATGCCCCCACGGCACTGCAAAGTGGGGAGGGGGAGGTGACATGtcaggagggggaggggcagggtAGCGCTGTGATGTCACACAAAGATGACGCCATCACTATGCGTGGTTCGAATGTTGCAGAGCCAGAAAGACTACAGACAGAAAAGCAGGAGAGACCAAAGTACAGGACGTTAAACTACGGCGACCCTTCTGCGAAACTGATTCATAAACCCAGAATCATCCGATTCACAGATACCTTTAATTTCTAA
- the LOC110510541 gene encoding growth hormone-regulated TBC protein 1-A-like isoform X1, translating into MEKKNNKANRVRSPQLRSLNSTINSPPSGSSAKERVHSVDPYGFERLEDFDYESYEELMSEYLAVLTRRSIRWSRLLQGRGRLEKSIKVKRYVRKGVPNEHRGLVWMSASGAQEHLEKNPGYYHSLLDTTKQQHDPKLVDSIRTDLNRTFPDNVQFRKTSNPCLQKTLYNVLLAYGHHNPAVGYCQGMNFIAGYLIIITKDEEKSFWLMDALLGRILPDYYTPAMLGLKMDQEVLGELVRTKAPVVWQAMGQHNVMWTLVVSRWFICLYIDVLPVETVLRIWDCLFYEGSKILFRVALTLIRNQQAEVQQAGSLPDVCDGFKHMTRGPDVEDCHTFMQKIFTEPGSLSMATITKLRETCRARIIAEES; encoded by the exons ATGGAAAAGAAAAACAACAAAGCGAACAGGGTTCGCTCGCCGCAACTTCGCAGCCTGAACTCAACTATCAACTCTCCTCCCAGCGGCAGCAGCGCCAAAGAGAGAGTGCACAG TGTGGACCCGTATGGCTTTGAGCGGTTGGAGGACTTTGACTATGAGTCGTATGAGGAGTTGATGTCAGAGTACCTGGCCGTGCTCACCAGGAGGTCCATCAGATGGTCCAGGCTGTTGCAGGGACGGGGACGGCTGGAGAAGAGCATCAAGG TGAAGCGCTATGTGCGTAAGGGCGTGCCCAACGAGCACCGAGGGTTGGTCTGGATGTCAGCCAGCGGGGCCCAGGAGCACCTGGAGAAGAACCCAGGCTACTATCACTCTCTACTGGACACTACGAAGCAACAGCACGACCCCAAGCTGGTAGACTCCATACGCACAG ACCTGAACAGAACCTTTCCTGACAACGTCCAGTTCCGCAAGACGTCGAACCCATGTCTCCAGAAAACCCTGTACAACGTGCTGCTAGCGTACGGACACCACAACCCAGCTGTGGGCTACTGTCAA GGCATGAACTTCATCGCTGGGTacctcatcatcatcactaaAGACGAGGAGAAGTCATTCTGGCTGATGGACGCTCTACTGGGCAGGATACTACCAG ACTACTACACCCCGGCCATGCTGGGTCTGAAGATGGACCAGGAGGTTTTAGGGGAGCTTGTGAGGACCAAAGCCCCAGTTGTGTGGCAGGCCATGGGGCAACACAACGTCATGTGGACCCTGGTGGTCTCCAGGTGGTTCATCTGTCTCTACATAGACGTCCTGCCTGTAGAG ACGGTTCTGCGTATCTGGGACTGTCTGTTCTACGAGGGTTCTAAGATTCTGTTCCGTGTGGCTCTGACGTTGATAAGGAACCAGCAGGCTGAGGTCCAACAGGCCGGTTCCCTGCCTGACGTCTGTGACGGCTTCAAACACATGACCAGAGGCCCCGATGTAGAGGACTGCCACACCTTcatgcag AAAATCTTCACGGAACCCGGAAGCCTCTCCATGGCAACCATCACCAAGCTCCGGGAGACGTGTCGAGCACGCATCATCGCTGAGGAGTCCTGA
- the LOC110510541 gene encoding growth hormone-regulated TBC protein 1-A-like isoform X2 produces the protein MSEYLAVLTRRSIRWSRLLQGRGRLEKSIKVKRYVRKGVPNEHRGLVWMSASGAQEHLEKNPGYYHSLLDTTKQQHDPKLVDSIRTDLNRTFPDNVQFRKTSNPCLQKTLYNVLLAYGHHNPAVGYCQGMNFIAGYLIIITKDEEKSFWLMDALLGRILPDYYTPAMLGLKMDQEVLGELVRTKAPVVWQAMGQHNVMWTLVVSRWFICLYIDVLPVETVLRIWDCLFYEGSKILFRVALTLIRNQQAEVQQAGSLPDVCDGFKHMTRGPDVEDCHTFMQKIFTEPGSLSMATITKLRETCRARIIAEES, from the exons ATGTCAGAGTACCTGGCCGTGCTCACCAGGAGGTCCATCAGATGGTCCAGGCTGTTGCAGGGACGGGGACGGCTGGAGAAGAGCATCAAGG TGAAGCGCTATGTGCGTAAGGGCGTGCCCAACGAGCACCGAGGGTTGGTCTGGATGTCAGCCAGCGGGGCCCAGGAGCACCTGGAGAAGAACCCAGGCTACTATCACTCTCTACTGGACACTACGAAGCAACAGCACGACCCCAAGCTGGTAGACTCCATACGCACAG ACCTGAACAGAACCTTTCCTGACAACGTCCAGTTCCGCAAGACGTCGAACCCATGTCTCCAGAAAACCCTGTACAACGTGCTGCTAGCGTACGGACACCACAACCCAGCTGTGGGCTACTGTCAA GGCATGAACTTCATCGCTGGGTacctcatcatcatcactaaAGACGAGGAGAAGTCATTCTGGCTGATGGACGCTCTACTGGGCAGGATACTACCAG ACTACTACACCCCGGCCATGCTGGGTCTGAAGATGGACCAGGAGGTTTTAGGGGAGCTTGTGAGGACCAAAGCCCCAGTTGTGTGGCAGGCCATGGGGCAACACAACGTCATGTGGACCCTGGTGGTCTCCAGGTGGTTCATCTGTCTCTACATAGACGTCCTGCCTGTAGAG ACGGTTCTGCGTATCTGGGACTGTCTGTTCTACGAGGGTTCTAAGATTCTGTTCCGTGTGGCTCTGACGTTGATAAGGAACCAGCAGGCTGAGGTCCAACAGGCCGGTTCCCTGCCTGACGTCTGTGACGGCTTCAAACACATGACCAGAGGCCCCGATGTAGAGGACTGCCACACCTTcatgcag AAAATCTTCACGGAACCCGGAAGCCTCTCCATGGCAACCATCACCAAGCTCCGGGAGACGTGTCGAGCACGCATCATCGCTGAGGAGTCCTGA
- the LOC118965200 gene encoding antho-RFamide neuropeptides type 2-like, translating to MGTQAHHRTESGLQGRMGTQAHHRTESGSQCRMGTQHHHRAESGSQGRMGTQPHHRAESGSQGRMGTQAHHRAESGLQGRMGTQPHHRTESGLQGRMGTQAHHRTESGLQGRMGTQAHHRAESGLQGRMGTQAHHRAESSLQGRMGTQAHHRTESGLQGRMGTQAHHRTESGLQGRMGTQAHHMAESGLQGRMGTQAHHRTESGLQGRMGTQAHHRAESGLQGRMGTQAHHRAESGLQGRMGTQAHHRAESGLQGRMGTQPHNRTESGLQGRMGTQPHHRTESGLQGRMGTQPHNRTESGLQGRV from the coding sequence ATGGGAACTCAGGCCCACCACAGGACTGAATCAGGTTTACAGGGCAGAATGGGAACTCAGGCCCACCACAGGACTGAATCAGGTTCACAGTGCAGAATGGGAACTCAGCACCACCACAGGGCTGAATCAGGTTCACAGGGCAGAATGGGAACTCAGCCCCACCACAGGGCTGAATCAGGTTCACAGGGCAGAATGGGAACTCAGGCCCACCACAGGGCTGAATCAGGTTTACAGGGCAGAATGGGAACTCAGCCCCACCACAGGACTGAATCAGGTTTACAGGGCAGAATGGGAACTCAGGCCCACCACAGGACTGAATCAGGTTTACAGGGCAGAATGGGAACTCAGGCCCACCACAGGGCTGAATCAGGTTTACAGGGCAGAATGGGAACTCAGGCCCACCACAGGGCTGAATCAAGTTTACAGGGCAGAATGGGAACTCAGGCCCACCACAGGACTGAATCAGGTTTACAGGGCAGAATGGGAACTCAGGCCCACCACAGGACTGAATCAGGTTTACAGGGCAGAATGGGAACTCAGGCCCACCACATGGCTGAATCAGGTTTACAGGGCAGAATGGGAACTCAGGCCCACCACAGGACTGAATCAGGTTTACAGGGCAGAATGGGAACTCAGGCCCACCACAGGGCTGAATCAGGTTTACAGGGCAGAATGGGAACTCAGGCCCACCACAGGGCTGAATCAGGTTTACAGGGCAGAATGGGAACTCAGGCCCACCACAGGGCTGAATCAGGTTTACAGGGCAGAATGGGAACTCAGCCCCACAACAGGACTGAATCAGGTTTACAGGGCAGAATGGGAACTCAGCCTCACCACAGGACTGAATCAGGTTTACAGGGCAGAATGGGAACTCAGCCCCACAACAGGACTGAATCAGGTTTACAGGGCAGAGTGTGA
- the LOC110527165 gene encoding lysosome-associated membrane glycoprotein 1 → MTRTCPFVVGIACFAILGCVTVVQSQVTLKVTEGNSTCIKAELSASFSITYNTANGTRTVMVPLPGSAVVGVASSCGGDGRSPSLVALFGDGHALGLSFSSNVSLYSVANLTLQYNLSDVSTFPEANSTDVVTVETTSVGMVARVNTTYRCISASPVIVGGATVTFSNVTMEAYMTGDDLSPNESVCTADQSFTTVPPPSPSTTTAPPPPPSTTTAAPTPVPTPPGTPNQGSYSVSNSNGTVCLLARMALQLNISHFSASQNKTIQEVVNLQPNQTTSSGSCDPTSATLVLTQGSATNLSFLFTLNTTSNRYHLTGLSVVAAWSDMTAPFNTSNSSLDYLRGSLGRSYMCSSEQTLSVDQNFSLNTFHLQVQPFGITRGQFAQAEECQLDQDSMLIPIVVGAALAGLVLIVLIAYLIGRKRSHAGYQTI, encoded by the exons ATGACTCGAACATGTCCATTCGTTGTCGGGATTGCCTGCTTTGCGATTCTTG GTTGTGTGACTGTAGTCCAGTCTCAGGTCACTCTGAAGGTGACCGAGGGAAACTCCACCTGTATAAAAGCCGAACTCTCCGCCTCTTTCTCCATCACCTATAACACAGCCAACGGCACG CGTACGGTGATGGTGCCCCTCCCAGGTTCGGCGGTGGTGGGTGTGGCCAGCTCGTGTGGGGGTGACGGCCGCTCCCCCTCGCTCGTGGCGTTGTTCGGGGATGGCCACGCCCTGGGCCTCAGCTTCTCATCCAATGTCAGTCTGTACAGCGTCGCTAACCTTACCCTGCAGTACAACCTCAGTGATGTATCTACCTTCCCAGAGGCCAACAGCActg ATGTGGTAACTGTGGAGACGACCTCTGTAGGGATGGTTGCTAGGGTCAACACCACCTACAGATGTATCAGCGCCTCACCTGTCATTGTGGGAGGAGCCACCGTCACCTTCTCAAACGTCACGATGGAGGCCTACATGACGGGAGACGATCTGAGCCCCAACG AGAGTGTGTGTACTGCTGACCAGAGCTTCACCACAGTCCCgcctccatccccctccaccaccacagccccgcctccacccccctccaccaccacagcagccccCACCCCCGTCCCCACCCCCCCTGGAACCCCTAACCAGGGCAGCTACTCTGTCTCCAATAGCAACGGGACCGTCTGTCTGCTGGCCCGCATGGCACTGCAGCTCAACATCTCCCACTTCTCTGCCTCACAGAataag ACTATCCAGGAAGTAGTAAACCTGCAGCCCAATCAGACGACCAGCTCAGGATCATGTGACCCCACCAGCGCCACCCTGGTGCTGACACAGGGCAGTGCCACCAACCTCAGCTTCCTGTTTACTCTG AACACCACGTCTAACAGGTACCACCTGACTGGTCTGTCTGTGGTAGCAGCTTGGTCTGATATGACAG ccccgTTCAACACCAGTAACAGTAGTCTGGACTACCTGCGTGGCTCCCTGGGGCGTAGCTACATGTGTAGTTCAGAACAGACTCTGTCTGTAGACCAGAACTTCTCCCTCAACACCTTCCACCTGCAGGTCCAGCCCTTCGGCATCACCAGAGGACAGTTTGCACAAG cgGAGGAGTGTCAGTTGGATCAGGACAGCATGTTGATTCCCATCGTCGTGGGAGCTGCTCTGGCCGGCCTGGTTCTCATCGTTCTCATCGCTTACCTCATCGGCAGGAAGAGGAGCCATGCTGGATACCAAACCATCTGA